The nucleotide sequence GCAAGATGACCTGATCCCAGCAGGTGTCTTTGATCAGCAAGACACTGAACTCCAGTGGATCCAAAACACCAGGGACCAGCCCGAGAGCATGTCCATGGGTGATAGTGCAATCCGGAGATTCTTCAGCGACCTCCTGAGTTTATCCCGTAGATACCAAGGCAGAAGCAAAAAAGGCCTCTCCAGGGGCTGTTTTGGTGTCAGGCTAGACAGAATTGGGTCACTGAGTGGACTGGGATGCTGACTCTTCGCTATGGTAAGAGAAAGACAGAGGCTGCTGGTCTGTGTATTCATATATAACTTGCAGAAATATGCAAAAGAGCAGAGTTAATTCAACTTCAAGGAAATGGTGCCTTAAAGTAACTTTTACCGTCCTATCACAAACACAGTTTACTATTTCACTTTCCTCAGAAGTCACTGTCTTCAGATAGAGACTTAAAACCTGTGAATGCCACACCTCTGCTTtacctgcttttcctcctttctctgaGTCAGCTGTAAGCATTTCATCTTGTCTTAGAAGACCAGAGAGGTTTTTCACCAGCTCCTCAGGGATACTTGTTTCAATCCGAACAAACTCTAAGCAGAACAGTGGAGCTAAATCTGCCACTAGAACAGTAAGAAATCAGTTAACTTCCATGTGTGAAATCCTGTACAGTTCTCTTTCTATTACTTATTCCTCTTCTTTATTGACAGGACTGACTTCGGGGTTTCAAAGCACCTCTTGCCTTTTAGTGAGATATTCAGCTCTTTTTCATATTGGCCTCACCAATCCATCTACTACATGATGTACTGAGCAAATGCAGCCACCGCTC is from Corvus moneduloides isolate bCorMon1 chromosome 22, bCorMon1.pri, whole genome shotgun sequence and encodes:
- the LOC116454736 gene encoding C-type natriuretic peptide 1-like, giving the protein MNLKLLFCPGFLLLLIVSQNQAEARSISSLQSLSKLLDEDLEHPLVSEERDHEQDDLIPAGVFDQQDTELQWIQNTRDQPESMSMGDSAIRRFFSDLLSLSRRYQGRSKKGLSRGCFGVRLDRIGSLSGLGC